A genome region from Gouania willdenowi chromosome 9, fGouWil2.1, whole genome shotgun sequence includes the following:
- the rfk gene encoding riboflavin kinase, whose translation MLSLPYFCRGEVIRGFGRGSKELGIPTANFPDSVVDVLPADISTGIYYGWACVGNGDVYKMVMSIGWNPYYKNTKKSMETHVIHTFKEDFYGEVLSVVMVGYIRPERSYDSLEALIAAINSDINEAKMKLELPEHLKLRDDNFFKSTSSSSSASLSPTASASQTIMNGH comes from the exons ATGCTGAGTCTGCCGTACTTCTGCCGGGGAGAGGTCATCCGAGGCTTCGGGAGGGGAAGTAAAGAGCTAGGAATCCCAACAG CTAACTTCCCAGACTCGGTGGTGGACGTTCTGCCGGCAGACATCAGCACAGGGATCTACTACGGTTGGGCCTGCGTCGGTAATGGCGACGTTTACAAAATGGTGATGAGCATCGGCTGGAACCCgtactacaaaaatacaaagaaatcaATG GAAACTCATGTGATTCACACGTTCAAAGAGGACTTTTATGGAGAAGTTCTCAGCGTGGTCATGGTGGGCTACATTCGGCCAGAGAGAAGCTATGACTCACTCG AAGCCCTCATTGCAGCCATTAACAGTGACATCAACGAGGCCAAGATGAAGCTTGAGCTTCCGGAACATTTGAAGCTGAGAGACGACAACTTCTTCAAAAGCACTAGTAGCTCGTCTTCAGCGTCACTGTCACCCACCGCGTCTGCATCACAGACTATTATGAACGGCCACTGA